A single window of bacterium DNA harbors:
- a CDS encoding heavy metal translocating P-type ATPase, translated as MADEIRPPGLAGDSRTPGGTSWSLPVAGMTCASCVARVEKSLKKIPGLTDVAVNLATEKASFTVTDPAVRLEAIAKAVAAAGYQLALPAPATAPTESPAAAGAKDESDEGLRRDLRTALIFSLPVFLISMGMPLPFFHLLWPFSMETTGKILFLLTTPVMFISGARFFRIFWRNLRHFTADMNSLVAIGTGSAYGYSTLAVLFPQLLGETQRTAQVYFDSAAVIITLILLGRWLEHRAKKQTGAAIRRLLELQPKTARVRRGERIEEIPIHVLQAGDRVLVRPGEKIPADGRIEFGASAVDEAMITGESLPVDKAAGDRVTGGTFNTAGAFEFTVTAAGSASVLAQIIRMVEQAQGSKAPIQRLADRIAAIFVPVVTLIALLTLAGWLFIGRVPFGEALLPFVAVLIIACPCALGLATPAAIIVGTGAGARRGILIKNGESLEIAHRIDTILLDKTGTITRGQPRVTEIQTAGMAERELLRMAAAVENLAAHPYATAVTEEARQRGIVLPACQEFASATGSGVLGRVEGRLIQIGHQAYVEQSGAEIGSWRDRAQVLAEAGKSLLFVAVDGQVAGLITVADVIRPESAAAVRALQQRAIRVVMLTGDHSAAAAAIAEEAGVDRFMAEIRPNAKAEVVQSEQQAGHVVAMVGDGVNDAPALAQADVGIAIGSGTDVAIESAAITLVQGDLTRVVEAIDLSRRTMRTIRQNLFWAFFYNILGIPLAALGLLNPMLAALAMSFSSVSVLTNSLRLKRLAPEIASPRPGLQ; from the coding sequence ATGGCTGATGAAATCCGTCCCCCCGGCTTAGCCGGCGATTCAAGGACTCCGGGTGGTACGAGTTGGTCCCTTCCCGTAGCGGGGATGACCTGTGCCAGTTGTGTGGCCCGCGTCGAAAAGAGCCTGAAGAAGATCCCCGGCCTAACCGATGTAGCGGTTAACCTAGCCACAGAGAAAGCCTCTTTTACCGTCACCGATCCCGCCGTGCGTCTGGAGGCAATTGCCAAAGCCGTGGCTGCGGCCGGCTATCAGCTGGCGCTGCCGGCGCCCGCCACCGCGCCTACAGAATCCCCCGCAGCAGCCGGCGCAAAGGATGAATCGGATGAGGGCTTGCGGCGTGACCTGCGAACCGCGCTGATTTTCTCCCTCCCCGTATTTCTCATCAGCATGGGGATGCCCCTCCCCTTTTTCCACCTCCTTTGGCCCTTTTCCATGGAGACAACCGGAAAAATCCTCTTCCTGCTGACCACGCCGGTGATGTTCATTTCCGGCGCTCGGTTCTTCCGGATTTTCTGGCGCAACCTACGCCACTTCACGGCGGACATGAACAGTCTGGTGGCCATCGGCACCGGGTCGGCCTACGGTTATAGCACACTCGCCGTTCTCTTCCCGCAGCTGCTCGGGGAGACGCAGCGCACGGCGCAGGTCTATTTTGACTCGGCAGCGGTGATTATCACCCTCATCCTGCTCGGGCGGTGGCTGGAACATCGTGCCAAAAAGCAAACAGGGGCGGCCATCAGGCGGCTGCTCGAATTGCAGCCCAAAACCGCCCGAGTCCGGCGCGGAGAGCGGATCGAGGAGATCCCGATCCATGTCTTGCAAGCTGGAGACCGGGTACTGGTCCGTCCCGGAGAGAAGATTCCGGCCGATGGCCGCATCGAATTCGGCGCCTCCGCTGTGGATGAGGCCATGATCACCGGGGAGAGCCTGCCGGTAGACAAGGCGGCAGGGGACCGGGTGACCGGGGGCACATTCAACACCGCCGGCGCATTCGAATTTACGGTTACGGCGGCAGGCAGCGCCTCGGTGCTGGCCCAGATCATCCGCATGGTGGAGCAGGCTCAGGGTTCCAAGGCGCCGATCCAGCGGCTGGCCGACCGGATTGCAGCCATTTTTGTCCCGGTCGTCACCCTCATCGCCCTGCTAACCCTGGCTGGCTGGCTCTTCATCGGCCGCGTACCTTTCGGGGAGGCACTGCTTCCCTTCGTCGCGGTGCTGATCATTGCCTGCCCCTGCGCCCTCGGCCTGGCGACACCGGCCGCGATCATCGTGGGCACGGGAGCCGGAGCACGGCGCGGCATCCTCATTAAAAACGGCGAAAGTCTCGAGATCGCCCACCGGATCGATACCATTCTGCTCGATAAAACTGGGACCATCACGCGCGGGCAACCGCGGGTCACGGAGATCCAGACGGCCGGCATGGCGGAGAGGGAGTTGTTGCGGATGGCGGCGGCTGTGGAAAATCTCGCCGCGCACCCCTACGCCACAGCCGTGACCGAGGAGGCCCGCCAGCGCGGGATTGTCCTCCCTGCCTGCCAGGAGTTCGCCAGCGCCACCGGTTCCGGGGTGCTCGGACGGGTAGAGGGCCGGCTGATCCAGATCGGTCATCAAGCCTATGTGGAGCAGAGCGGGGCCGAGATCGGGAGTTGGCGGGATCGGGCCCAGGTGTTGGCTGAGGCGGGCAAGAGCCTGCTCTTCGTTGCAGTCGATGGGCAAGTCGCCGGTCTTATCACCGTTGCCGATGTCATCCGGCCGGAATCGGCCGCCGCTGTCCGCGCCCTGCAGCAGCGAGCGATCCGGGTGGTGATGCTCACCGGCGACCATTCCGCTGCTGCGGCCGCGATCGCCGAGGAGGCAGGGGTGGACCGCTTTATGGCGGAGATCCGCCCCAATGCCAAGGCGGAGGTAGTCCAGAGCGAACAGCAAGCTGGGCATGTGGTTGCCATGGTCGGTGACGGCGTTAACGACGCGCCAGCTCTGGCACAGGCGGATGTCGGGATCGCGATCGGCAGCGGTACAGATGTCGCGATCGAATCGGCCGCCATCACTCTGGTACAGGGCGATCTCACCCGGGTGGTCGAAGCGATCGATCTCTCCCGGCGCACCATGCGGACGATCCGGCAAAACCTCTTTTGGGCTTTTTTCTACAATATCCTCGGCATCCCCCTGGCGGCGCTGGGACTCCTCAATCCGATGCTGGCCGCCCTGGCCATGTCCTTCAGCTCGGTTTCGGTCCTTACCAATTCACTGCGGCTGAAGCGCCTGGCACCCGAAATCGCGTCACCCCGGCCGGGGTTGCAGTGA
- a CDS encoding peptide MFS transporter, which translates to MLKGHPKGLLVAFFANMGERFGFYTMVAIFILFLQAKYGMNAAAASQVYGIFMFFVYFFPLLGGFIADRFLGFSKTISIGLIVMFIGYLMLATPTPMNQGFSLVVGALAVIALGTGLFKGNLQALVGKMYEPPEYAANRDRAFSIFYMGINIGAMLAPTAAEMVSNWVLAKKTFHYDAHIPALANQFLNGELKDPSAYLAVARAQDPGVTLSTLGNFSQSYINQLSQSYHYAFSIACISLIISMLIFWIFRRYYREADYMVGSTATKAQPAHVETLTPQQTRERLIALGLVYFVVIFFWMSFHQNGVTMTYFARDYTQPSVGRFTNLWFDLFGLLPVFFAALGLYYAIRRSSTIKQRIGGAAATLLFLIIAALRFQSYGAVNPFTPQKFQHFNPFFIVALTPVVVGLFSWLNAKGKEPSAPRKIGFGMLITAAGFFILVLGSLGLPSPKELGGQVAPSALLVSPYWLISTYLTLTIAELFLSPMGISFVARVAPPKYKGVMQGGWFAATALGNYLLSVIGFLWMKVPLWSLWTILVICCLLSAAFIFSVMKRLERATQG; encoded by the coding sequence ATGCTCAAAGGACACCCCAAGGGTCTGCTGGTCGCATTCTTTGCCAACATGGGGGAACGGTTCGGCTTTTACACCATGGTGGCCATCTTCATCCTCTTTTTACAGGCCAAATATGGCATGAATGCAGCTGCGGCCAGCCAGGTGTACGGCATCTTTATGTTCTTTGTCTACTTTTTTCCGCTGCTAGGCGGTTTCATCGCCGACCGGTTTCTCGGTTTCAGCAAGACCATCAGCATCGGCCTTATCGTGATGTTCATCGGGTATCTGATGCTGGCCACGCCGACCCCGATGAATCAGGGGTTCAGCTTGGTGGTTGGCGCCCTGGCGGTCATTGCCCTGGGGACCGGGCTTTTCAAGGGCAATCTCCAGGCCCTAGTGGGCAAGATGTACGAACCGCCCGAATACGCGGCCAATCGCGACCGCGCCTTCAGCATCTTTTACATGGGGATCAATATCGGCGCCATGCTCGCACCGACCGCTGCCGAGATGGTGAGCAACTGGGTTCTGGCCAAAAAAACCTTCCATTACGATGCTCATATTCCCGCCCTGGCCAACCAGTTTCTAAACGGCGAACTTAAGGATCCCAGCGCCTACCTGGCTGTTGCCCGGGCTCAGGACCCCGGCGTCACCCTCTCAACCCTTGGCAATTTTTCACAATCCTATATCAACCAGCTGAGCCAGTCCTATCATTACGCCTTTAGCATTGCCTGCATCAGCCTGATTATTTCGATGCTCATCTTCTGGATTTTCCGCCGCTATTACCGGGAGGCTGACTATATGGTGGGGAGCACGGCGACAAAAGCGCAACCGGCGCATGTCGAGACCCTCACCCCGCAGCAAACCCGCGAACGCCTCATCGCCCTGGGTCTGGTTTATTTTGTGGTGATCTTTTTCTGGATGTCCTTTCATCAGAACGGCGTCACCATGACCTATTTCGCCCGCGATTACACCCAACCCAGCGTCGGCCGTTTCACCAATCTCTGGTTCGACCTCTTCGGGCTGCTGCCGGTCTTTTTCGCCGCGCTCGGACTCTACTATGCCATCCGCAGGTCGAGCACTATCAAACAGCGCATCGGCGGGGCGGCTGCAACCCTTCTCTTCCTGATCATCGCCGCCCTGCGTTTCCAAAGCTACGGTGCAGTCAATCCCTTCACACCGCAAAAATTCCAGCATTTCAATCCCTTTTTCATCGTCGCGCTCACGCCGGTCGTCGTGGGTCTCTTCAGCTGGCTCAACGCCAAAGGCAAGGAGCCTTCTGCCCCGCGCAAGATCGGCTTCGGCATGCTGATTACTGCCGCAGGCTTTTTCATCCTCGTTCTCGGCTCACTCGGTCTTCCGAGCCCGAAGGAGCTCGGCGGGCAAGTCGCCCCTTCGGCACTGCTGGTCTCCCCATACTGGCTGATCAGCACCTACCTGACCCTGACCATCGCCGAACTTTTCCTCAGCCCGATGGGTATCTCGTTCGTGGCCCGGGTGGCGCCTCCTAAATACAAGGGGGTCATGCAGGGCGGATGGTTTGCCGCGACCGCCCTGGGCAACTATCTGTTGTCGGTCATCGGTTTTCTATGGATGAAGGTGC
- a CDS encoding cation transporter: protein MEEERFTISGMSCMHCVAAVKRALETLGLTVVEVALGSARVRYDEHQVSRAQIVAAIEEAGYQVV from the coding sequence ATGGAAGAAGAACGATTCACCATTTCAGGCATGTCCTGCATGCACTGCGTCGCGGCAGTCAAAAGGGCTTTGGAAACCCTCGGCCTCACGGTGGTTGAGGTTGCGCTCGGCAGTGCGCGCGTCCGCTATGATGAGCATCAGGTCAGCCGCGCGCAAATCGTGGCGGCCATCGAAGAGGCGGGCTATCAGGTTGTCTGA
- a CDS encoding lysophospholipid acyltransferase family protein — translation MASRPKILNALLSAVVWLLFVLLILLWLPLTALVWLFDRDPARYRTGRFFRWLAHPIAVLGPSWRARVEGVEIQNPRRPYVVVANHQSILDIPMLALIPMEYKWVAKEPLFRIPVLGWMMRLAGDIPLDRASTRSGIQALKAARTYLDRKCSVFFFPEGTRSEDRRVYDFNEGAFFLAVKAQVPVLPMAIEGASDCLPKHSWIFGDLHDIKIQVLPPVETSGMSKEDVPQLTRQVRAAIIRQIASWQGVAVEQVDAAGVVRPPAF, via the coding sequence ATGGCGAGCAGACCGAAGATCCTCAATGCCCTGCTTTCTGCCGTAGTATGGTTGCTTTTTGTGCTGTTGATCCTTCTATGGCTGCCCCTCACGGCGCTCGTCTGGCTCTTCGACCGGGATCCAGCCCGTTATCGCACCGGCCGGTTCTTCCGCTGGTTGGCCCACCCCATTGCGGTCCTGGGCCCCTCCTGGCGGGCGCGTGTGGAGGGAGTGGAGATTCAGAATCCGCGCCGGCCCTATGTGGTGGTCGCCAATCATCAATCCATTCTCGACATCCCGATGCTGGCCTTGATACCGATGGAGTACAAATGGGTGGCCAAGGAACCTCTCTTCCGCATCCCCGTTCTTGGCTGGATGATGCGCCTGGCCGGCGACATCCCGCTCGACCGCGCGAGCACCCGCAGCGGCATCCAAGCCCTCAAGGCGGCGCGCACGTACCTGGATCGCAAGTGCTCCGTCTTCTTCTTCCCCGAGGGCACCCGCTCGGAGGATCGGCGCGTCTACGATTTCAATGAGGGCGCCTTTTTTCTGGCGGTCAAGGCGCAGGTTCCGGTCCTGCCCATGGCCATCGAGGGCGCCAGCGACTGCCTTCCCAAGCATTCCTGGATCTTCGGCGACCTGCATGATATCAAGATTCAAGTCCTGCCCCCGGTGGAAACGTCCGGCATGAGCAAGGAGGATGTGCCGCAGTTGACCCGGCAGGTCCGTGCGGCGATCATCCGCCAGATCGCCTCCTGGCAGGGCGTAGCTGTTGAACAAGTCGATGCGGCCGGTGTGGTCCGCCCGCCCGCGTTTTAG
- the sppA gene encoding signal peptide peptidase SppA produces the protein MEQMPLYPQPPASAAAPRRKSRWWLILAIFALLFLFGVIFFIAGLFALVKGPFSEKPVEIKTGSVIELRIRGDLAENLQTAPLSLFGGEAQSATMLDLLNGIQRAKSDDRIRGLYYRSGDLSCGMAKATEIRDALLDFKTSGKPFKAYLDLGGELDYYFASAADSIFMPTEGLLELNGFAIEDIFWKETLDRIGIQFYVEQFEEYKSAGEAYSRTGFSAPARESLHALLQQRQETFLKAVAASRNLDPRTTAAALNRGLYSADSLLELGFIDGIRSEGYVRDQLLRRKVDGDSTAKKSPLVTIANYAHSADKGLKQVVEGKQIALIYASGLIVSGETESNPLLDQAMVASRNFVRYLRQAREDKHIKAIILRIDSPGGSVMAADEIWEELEQTRKVKPLYASMSDVAASGGYYIAMACDTLIAHPQSITGSIGVISTIPNFSGALAKIGAHVDTLKSTDGALFLNPLLPFSDKDKKLYRRLSANIYQRFVQRVADSRDKSFEETRLLARGRVWTGEAALARGLVDTLGGLRTALNLAKRRIGIAPDQKVRLRLFPPAQEPWDAFKKLFDLLSQEASGIAVQRTPLASATAASALLPAWPLLPVPLRSQMEYILLLHELSTREPVLAAMPSIAPLLIR, from the coding sequence ATGGAGCAAATGCCCCTTTATCCCCAGCCTCCAGCTTCAGCGGCAGCGCCGCGGCGCAAGAGCCGGTGGTGGCTCATCCTTGCGATCTTTGCCTTGCTTTTTCTCTTCGGCGTGATCTTTTTTATCGCCGGACTCTTCGCGCTGGTCAAGGGCCCCTTTTCGGAGAAGCCGGTGGAGATCAAAACCGGCTCGGTGATCGAGCTGCGCATCCGCGGCGATCTGGCTGAAAACCTTCAGACAGCACCCCTCTCCCTCTTCGGCGGCGAGGCGCAGAGCGCGACCATGCTCGATCTCCTCAACGGCATTCAGCGCGCTAAAAGCGACGACCGCATCCGCGGACTCTATTACCGCTCCGGCGACCTCTCCTGCGGCATGGCCAAAGCTACGGAAATCCGCGACGCCCTGCTCGATTTTAAAACCTCAGGCAAACCCTTCAAGGCCTATCTCGACCTGGGCGGGGAACTGGATTACTATTTTGCCTCGGCGGCCGACTCGATCTTCATGCCGACCGAAGGTCTGCTCGAGCTCAACGGATTTGCCATCGAGGATATCTTCTGGAAGGAGACGCTTGATCGCATCGGCATCCAGTTCTATGTCGAACAATTCGAGGAGTACAAATCCGCGGGGGAAGCCTACAGTCGCACCGGTTTCAGCGCCCCGGCGCGCGAATCCCTGCATGCCTTGCTGCAGCAGCGGCAGGAGACCTTTCTCAAGGCTGTGGCAGCCAGCCGTAATCTCGATCCCCGCACCACAGCGGCCGCTCTGAACCGCGGTCTCTATTCAGCCGACTCGCTCCTGGAACTGGGCTTCATCGACGGCATCCGCTCCGAGGGGTACGTGCGAGATCAGCTCCTCCGCCGCAAGGTCGATGGCGACTCGACGGCCAAAAAGAGTCCCCTGGTCACAATCGCCAATTATGCGCACAGCGCCGACAAGGGCCTGAAACAGGTCGTGGAGGGCAAACAAATCGCCCTGATCTATGCCTCGGGTTTGATCGTCAGCGGGGAGACCGAATCCAATCCCCTGCTCGATCAAGCGATGGTCGCCTCGCGAAATTTCGTGCGCTACCTCCGTCAGGCGCGCGAGGACAAGCACATCAAGGCCATCATTCTGCGCATCGATAGCCCCGGCGGCTCGGTCATGGCCGCTGACGAGATCTGGGAGGAGCTGGAGCAAACCCGTAAAGTCAAACCCCTCTATGCTTCGATGAGCGATGTTGCGGCCTCGGGCGGCTATTACATCGCCATGGCCTGCGACACGCTCATCGCGCACCCGCAGAGCATCACCGGCTCGATCGGTGTCATCTCGACCATCCCGAATTTCAGCGGTGCACTTGCCAAGATCGGCGCACACGTAGATACTCTTAAAAGCACCGACGGGGCGCTCTTCCTCAATCCCCTGCTCCCCTTCAGCGACAAGGATAAAAAGCTGTACCGCCGTCTCTCCGCCAACATCTATCAGCGGTTCGTGCAGCGAGTTGCCGACAGCCGGGACAAGTCCTTCGAGGAGACGCGCCTGCTGGCGCGCGGGCGGGTCTGGACCGGCGAGGCCGCCCTCGCCAGGGGCTTGGTCGATACCCTTGGCGGATTGCGGACGGCGCTGAATCTGGCCAAACGCCGCATCGGTATCGCCCCGGACCAGAAGGTCCGGTTGCGGCTCTTCCCGCCGGCGCAGGAGCCCTGGGACGCCTTCAAGAAACTCTTTGATCTCCTGAGTCAGGAGGCAAGCGGCATCGCCGTCCAGCGGACACCGCTCGCCTCGGCTACCGCAGCCTCCGCCCTCCTGCCGGCCTGGCCCCTGCTACCCGTGCCGCTGCGCAGCCAGATGGAATATATCCTGCTGCTGCACGAACTTAGCACCCGGGAGCCTGTGCTAGCCGCGATGCCCTCGATCGCACCCCTGCTGATACGGTAA